A region of the Chitinophagaceae bacterium genome:
TCAGCGGTGTCTCCGTATCTACGGGAGTATTAAGAGTACCGTATTGATGCTGTAGATCCTTTTGTTTTCCTTTTGTTTCTACAATAAGAGAGTTTTTTGGAAGAAATATATTAGAAATATTCACCGCTTCGTGCAAAAGCCCACCTGGATTATTTCTCAAATCTAAAATTATATACTTTGCCCCTTTTTCTTTCACCTCTTTTATCGCTTTTTTTACGTTTTCACCCGCACCTGAGGTAAATTCTACTAATTTTATGAGTGCTATCTCGGATTGAATAATATCTTTGTAAATAACATTTTCTAAAGTTATTTTTTCTCTGTCTACTTGAAAGAGCATATTATTAGGAATCCCGTATCGTTTTATAGATAACTGAAACAATTTTTTAGATTGCCCTCTCAATAACTTTCCTAATTGGGTTTCTGTTAAAGAATTCGTCAGCACTCCATCTACAGAAATAATTGCATCACCTATTTTTAAACCCGCTTTCTCTGCGGGATACCCTTCTTGCAAAGAAAAAATGGTATGTTCCCCTTCTATAAGTATAGTAGATACTCCTATTCCTCCATACTCACCTGTGACAGAAGTTCTATAATCTTCTATTTGATCTTCGGGAATAAGCACGGTATAAGGATCCAACGATGAAAGCATCGCATGAATCCCCACATTCATAATACTGGTGGGATTTATCTCATCTACATACAGATTGTTAATTTCTTTATAGGTATTCGCATAGATTTCTAAACTTCTCGATATTTCAAAAAGAGAATCATTGGAATGTATAAACCCTGCAACACCTATAAATGCAATAATGATGAACGTATAATATCTTTTTTTCATTGTTTTGTAATAATGTTTTTTTATTTTAATGAGTAAAAAATAACAAATCTATAATCCGCAAGGTATAATTTTTTATAAAAAACAAACAATATGAGTAATGTATGTTATAAAAATCTCAATTATAGTGAAAAATATCTATACATAAAATAAACATATTAAGAATTATAAGGAAATAGAAGAAGTATTTATTTTTTTCCGAAGCATTTATTTATTTTATGTATTTGTATCATTTTTATAAGTTTTCATTGAAAAAAATTGAACATATATCAAAAATAATCAAAATAGATATTATGTTATTATTTTATTTTTTGTATCATCCCAAATGCTAATGAGGAGTGTTTTTTTATTTTTCGGGGTTCATAAAAGACACAAAAATAAAAAAATAACCTTTTGTAAAAGAGGAGATGGTTTAAAAAAAGTGGATAGTGTGGAGGTAAAAAAGAGAGAGGTTTTGGAAGCGGAGAAGATAATATAAGAATTAACGATTCATAATTTATAATTAATAATTAACTATGTATAGTCTTTTAAAAGGAAAAAGGGGTATCATATCAGGTGCCTTAGATGAAAATTCAATTGCGTGGAAAGTAGCTCAAAAAGCGAATAAAGAAGGAGCAATTTTTACATTAACAAATGCTCCAATAGCGATGAGAATGGGGAAAATTAATGAGCTATCCAAAGAATGCAACGCAGAAATTGTCCCTGCGGATGCTACATCGATAGAGGACA
Encoded here:
- a CDS encoding S41 family peptidase, which encodes MKKRYYTFIIIAFIGVAGFIHSNDSLFEISRSLEIYANTYKEINNLYVDEINPTSIMNVGIHAMLSSLDPYTVLIPEDQIEDYRTSVTGEYGGIGVSTILIEGEHTIFSLQEGYPAEKAGLKIGDAIISVDGVLTNSLTETQLGKLLRGQSKKLFQLSIKRYGIPNNMLFQVDREKITLENVIYKDIIQSEIALIKLVEFTSGAGENVKKAIKEVKEKGAKYIILDLRNNPGGLLHEAVNISNIFLPKNSLIVETKGKQKDLQHQYGTLNTPVDTETPLIVLINDHSASASEIVAGVMQDYDRGLIIGQKSYGKGLVQITKPIIYNNQLKVTVSKYYIPSGRCIQAIDYSRKNKDKKVLKTDDSLRVPFQTKGGRTVYDGDGINPDVITAVKKYSELAYQIDSKGLILTFAIRYYYTHSTIPPALDFKLSDAEYQEFVNWYKSKKTPYRTEVEDIYQDMTASLKEEGAYISFEKELSALSQKIEEEKAKDIWKHKEEIKKIIEQRIASMYYLQKGVIETTFADDEDIQKAVELFRDIKEYNKLLGK